The genomic segment TCAACGATTGGACCAACAAATGTCTCCCAAATTTTATCTTTAGACCAGTTGAAGCAACTTCAAAAACAATTGCTTTTGATTGCAACCTTTTATGGCTATCCTGTCGATGTAGAGTTTTGTTTCAGCAAAGATTCCTTATTTTTCTTGCAAGCTCGTCCGATTACAACCATCCGTCGAAAAATCAATGAAGGCAATTGGACCACTACGAATTTTCGTGATGGCGGTGTCGCTGCGCAGCCTTGTCCAGGATTGATGTGGAGTTTATACCGCGAATCATGGCAAACAACGTTAGAAAAATTTCTGATTCAAAATAAGTTATACGATTCAACAAACATCAAGCAGCTTTCCATCAATCATTTTGCAAGACCTTATTGGAATATTGGTGTTGTCAAAGAAGCCATGTCACGAATACCTGGCTACATTGAACGCGAATTTGACGATGAGCTTGGCGTTTATAAAAATTATCAAGGAGACGGCTACAAAAGCAAGCTGACAGTTAAGACAATCAGCCATTTACTAACTGTGGCGACTCGCATCACTAAAACGACTCAGCAGCAGCGTCAAACGGCAGCACAGCAACACAAACAACTATTAGAGACTTATCAATCAATCGATAAAAAAATCCAATCGCTGTCTTCCATAACAGATCAGCAAGACATTGAAATGTTATGGGAGTCCGTCATCAATGATGCTTATTTGCAAAGTGAACAGACTTATTTTTGGCAAGTATTTGTCAACACGGTACAGCTTTCCATGAAAAAAACGGCATTATTGAAAAAATTGCCATTAGAGACCTTTTTCCAGCTCATCTCAAAACTAGGAGAAGTCTCACATGTCCAACCGCTACGTGATTTGTATGAAATCGTTGAAATCATCGTTACAAACGATAAATATAAGCAGGAATGGATGACGAACAATCCATTAGAAATCAATACGTTATTAAACGAACAACCCAATCGACTAGATGCACAACGGATCCAAGCTTTTCAAGAAACATTTGGCTATCATTCAAACCGCGAACTGAATCTATTGGTGCCAAGTTATAGTGAAGACCAACAGCTAGTGGTTGATTTACTGAAAGAATATGTGGATCATCCAGAGAAACTCACGACAGTTCAACACGCCTTCTCCCAAACGTTGACAGATAAACAAATGGAAAAACTGATAGAGCCCTATGTCTCTAAATGGCAACGGATTAAATTAATGAAGGATATCAAGATGCTGCGCGAATTATTGTGGTGGCGTGAGGAGTTTAAAGATGTATCAACTCGTTTTTACCATTTGATCCGTCAAATCACTTTGAAATTAGGGGAAAGGTATTCCAAACTAGGGTATATTGATAATATGGAAGACCTCTTCTATCTTGAGAAAGAAACGATACACTCTTTTATCACTAACCAAGTCTCTCAAGAAAGTCTCAAGAAATCTGTGCAGGACAATCGCATCTATTGTCAGGCTTATCGCCATTTTGTTCCTCCAGGAGATTTAATGGAGACAAGTGTTTCCGCAGAGGTAGAGAATCTTTTGGCAAATAAACCATCCAGTTTAGCTGGAATCGGTGCGAATGACGGGATTGTTTCTGGAAAAATAAGAATTCTGCTAGATCCTAAAGACATCAACCAGTTGGAGGCTGGCGAAATCTTGGTGACTCGCTTTACGGATACAGGATGGAGTCACGCTTTTGGTTCCATTAAGGGGCTGATTACAGAAACTGGCGGTGTTTTATGCCATGCCTCAATTGTTGCCAGAGAATTTGGTATTCCAACAATCGTTTGTGCAACACAAGCTACAGAGAAGTTAAAAACAGGTATGAATGTTACAATGAATGGAACAACGGGTGAAATTACAATTCAAAAAAGTGGGTGCTAAAGATGTTTATTGGAGAATATGGAAAGTTTGTCTATTTAACCTATTTTGGGACCGCCCTGTCGTTAGTAGCAATGCATTTCATTATTCAAGGCGAGATGATTTGGGCGATGAGCTGCTTTATTGTGAGCGGGCTCTGCGATTTATTTGATGGCATGGTTGCGCGTTCCTTTGATAGAACAAAAGCGCAAGAACAATTTGGTGTAGAGATCGATACTTTATGCGATATGATCAGTTTTGCGGCGTTACCTGCAGTTTTATTGATTTCACAAGGTCGCTTCCCTTTAGTGAACATTTTTTTAGCCATTATTTATGTCATCGCTGCTGTTACAAGACTGGCTTATTTCAATCGTGAAACGAAGGACAATCTGGCAGAAAGAGCGACTTATTTTCGGGGAGTTCCGGTTACCTATGGTGCACTTGTTTTTCCGGTCGGTTATTTGGTAAGTGAATGGTTTTCAAGTGGAAGTTTTCAATATGTTCTTCTACTGCTTGCTCCTATATTGGCTTTTCTATTCATCTGGGATATTAAGATTCCTAAACCCAATCGAGTGATGTATCTCTTTTTCTTAGGACTGGCGCTCGTGACTTTATTCGGATTATGGAGATTATAGTATGGTAAAGGTCTATCAGCGTGAAACGAAATCAATCATTGAACCTAAGGAATATCAAGCAGCATGGCTAAAACGATTGTATCAAACAAAGTTGGGAAACGTTTTGCTTTCCATGGTTACTTCTCCATTATTTTCAATCGTGTGGACAGCTATTGACCACACACGACTTTCTAAAAATAAAATCGCTCCGTTTGTCAAAGAATATGACATCAACTTAAGCGATTACGAATCAAAAAACTACCAGTCTTTTGCAAAATTCTTTATCCGAAAATTAAAAGCGGCTAACATTCACGTAAGTCCGTCTAATCGCGTTTGCGCTGTTGCGCAAGCGAAACTATTAACTGTTCCCATTCATAGTGATCAGACCTTTACCGTCAAAGGACAGAACTATCGTTTAGAAGATATCCTTCAAGACCGTTCTTCAGCTGATTATTACGAGGGTGGCACACTATTTATTTACCGATTAGCAGTCGATGATTACCATCGTTATCTGGCTAGTGAAACAGGCTCGGTTATTCATCGTCGCAAAATCCACGGAAAATTACATACAGTCAGAGAAATCGCCCAACAACACTTTCAATTATTCAAAGAAAATAAAAGAGAATATTGTCTACTTGAAACAAAGAATTTAGGGATGATCATGCAGATGGAAGTTGGAGCGCTTTTGGTTGGAAAGATTTATAATCAACCATTCGATAGTTATCAGCGAGGTAAAGAAAAAGGCTGGTTTAGCCTAGGTGGGTCCACTATACTGGTGGCTTATCCAAAGGGAACAGTAACCGTTGATCAAGATATTGATTATTATTCTAATCTAAATATAGAAACTCAAGTCAACATAGGGGAAGGAATTGGTCTGAAAACATGCTAAAGAGATTATTAACTTACTATAAAGAAATGTACCCACTGATTCCGCGATTCCTATTAGCAATCATCTACTTTTTTGAAATCTACTTTATCTTACTCCTCAACGTAGGAAAGTCAGATTTTTCAATAGGAATACAAGAATGGACCGGAGTTTGGACAATATTTACATTTTTGATGGCGCTTAGGATCGCAGATGATTTTAAAGACTACGAACACGATCAACGACTATTTCCTGATCGAGCACTGCCTTCTGGTAGAGTTAAGAAACGTGATTTAGCTATTGCTTTAGCTGTCATGGTCACGATCACTGTTGTGCTCAATGTCATCTTTATGAATAATATAGGCTGGTTTCTCTTTTTATTCATCTATGGAACCTTGATGTCGCTGTGGTTTTTCAGCAAAGCTAAAATTCAAAAATCATTGCCTTTAGCACTTGTTACCCATAATCCTGTGATGATGGTCATGAATATCTATATCATCACATTCGTTTGTTACAAATATCAATTGCCATTGCTATCCCTACCTACTGTTTTGCTGGCATTTACGATGTATTTCCCAAGCTTGATATGGGAAATCAGCCGTAAAATAAGAGCACCCAAAGACGAGACAGAATATGTGACATATTCCCAACTCTTCACTTATCAAAAAGCCACACGTTTCGTTCAAGTGCTGACGATTATTGATATTTTAACGAATTTTATTTTATTATGGAATATTTCAAAAATCGGCGTCGTTGTTCTATTGGCAAATGTCATCTGGATGACGATTCAATTTCAACAATTCATTCATGATCCGACACGTTTCAATATCAAAAATCGAGTGGAACGTTATACCTACATTACGGAAACCACGATGGTTCTTTCGGTTACAGCACATCTATTTATACAGGGGTTTGTCCGATGAAACAACTCACTAACTTTCACCGTCGATCAGTAGGTTCAAAAGCAGCTAATTTGCATCTCATGAAAGAGCAGGGCCTCGTCGTTCCTCCTTTTTCCGTTTTTTCATTTGATTTTTTTGATCAAACAGATGTACTTACCTTCTTGCAAGAACAGCAAGAAGCATACCATACAGGAAACGATACATTGAATGCATTAAGTCAACGATTGCAACAGGAATTTAAGGCGAAATTTTTGCAGGAAGATTTTACAGCTATCCATGATTTTAGCAGACACGCATCTGGCAAGCATACCTACTCTGTGCGATCTTCAGCAAATGTTGAAGACGATGCCTCTGCCTCATTTGCTGGACAATTTTCTACGCGTTTGTTTGTTGAAGTAGATGATTTAGTTGAGGCTGTAGAGGAAACTCTTTTGTCGTTGTACCAGCCCTCTGCATTGAGTTACTACTTTGAAAATGGCATCTCGTTAGAAGCTGTTAAATTATACGTCATTCTTCAAGACATGATTTCAGGAGATTTATCTGGGGTCTATTTTACCGCGAATCCTCAAGGGTTATTGAACGAACAGTTAATTGTTGTCGGCGTTGGCGTTGGTAGCGGGATCGTTGAAGATAAAGTAGATACAACCATGGTTACGATCCATTCTGATGATCAATTATCTTACTTTGAAACTTCTGGTACTTCTCCAATCTTAACAGAAAAACAACAAGTCGAGTTAGAAGATATGGCGGAGAAAGTAACGGACATCTTTGGTCCGCGAATGGATATTGAATTTACTTTTTTGAATGACCAACTGTACGTTTTACAGGCACGTCCTATTACAAAATTGCCTGCAGAACCGGTCACCATTTTAGATAATAGCAATATCGTGGAAAGTTATCCCGGAACAACGACTCCTTTGACATTCAGTTTCATTCAAGAAGCTTATGGGAGTATTTTTAGAGGTTTGGCCAAGCGTATGCTGAAAAATGATACACAGACACTTCAATCATTTGAGCCTACTTTTCAAAATATGATTGCTCAAGTAAACAGCCGTGTATACTATCAAATCAATAATTGGTACAAATTACTTCATCTTCTGCCCTTTTCTAAGCAGATCATCCCTATTTGGCAAGATATGTTAGGTGTTCAAGCCACCGATATCTCTGCAATTACAGTAAAAATCAGTCGCTCAACTCGACTGAAAATCATGGGACGCATCATTAAGAGTTTCATCCAAGCGCCTCGTTCAATGAAACAACTCGATTCGGATTTTGAAGCGATTTCTGAACATTTCAATCAAACGTATACGCGAGAGGCTTCATTTGAAGAACTTCATCAATTATTTGAGCAGATCAAACGACAAGTATTGGAACAATGGGATGTCACTTTGATCAATGATCTCTATGCGTTTGTTTATACTGGGCTGTTAAAAAAAGTCTGTCCGCCTGAAGAAGTTCAAGAGGAAATAGCCGGGATCGAACAAATTGAAAGTATGAAGCCAGTGTTTGAACTGAATAAAATCATTTATACCATTCAGGAAGAACAACATAGCGACTATCGAAAAATAATTGAAAGCATTTCTTCGGAACTTGCAGCTGATTTTATTGAGACAGATTTGCATCCAATCACACAAGATATCCGACGTTTCATTCAACAATTTGGAGATCGAGCTCCAGAAGAATTAAAATTAGAGACGGCAACCTTTCGTAGTCATCCTTTTTCATTAATTCAACTGATCCAACAGCAATTGGAATTGCCGCAAACAGCGATGCGTACCGAATCTAAAGCAACGGCAACAAACAAATCACGGAATCCATTGGTGAATGGGCTGAAGAAACGCGCTATGACAGGGATCAAATACAGAGAAAGTTCTCGCTTGAATCGTACGCGAATTTACGGAATGATGCGACTCATCTTTATCACTATGGGCGAGCAGTTGGTAAAAGAAAACCGTCTTGAGCAATCAGAGGATGTGTTTTATTTAACGATGACTGAACTTTTCGATTTGGCTAGCCATAGAGATCTTTCAAATATGCAAACAGAGATACAAAAACGGAAGCATAAACGATTAGTAGATCAGCAATTACCTGCATTCAGCCGGTTGATCTATGCTGGAAGTATTTTCGAAAAATATCCACAAACGATCAATCAGCAGCAGACAGTCTCGACCAACCAGCAGGACTTCCAAGGAATCGGTTGTTCAAAAGGCATAGTTCGAGGGCAAGTTTTAGTTGTCGAAGATATTCAAGCCGTTAATGTTCAGCAATCCTATAATAAAATTATCGTCACAAAAATGACGGATCCAGGATGGGTGTATTTACTGACCCAAGCAAAAGGGATCATTGCGGAAAAAGGCTCGTTATTATCTCATACAGCAATCATCTCTCGCGAATTAGGTATTCCTTCTGTCGTCAATGTCCAACAAGCCACACAACAACTAACGACTGGAGAATGGATTGAAATAAACGGACAGACCGGCCTGATCAAACGTTTGGAGGATGAAAATGATTACTCATAATTCTTTAAAAATCATTCCAGTGTTTTCAGGTGAAAAATCAGAAACCGATTTCCTGCAATTCCCACAACGAATTTATAAAAAAGAGGAATTGATGCAATCCGTCTCAGAGGAACAAGCACAGATCAGTGGACAGCATCCGTTGAGTCCAACCTATACTTTCCAAGCATTCAATGGTTACCAAGAGGGTCAAATGGTAATTCGCGGGGCTCTAATAAAACCGCATCACTTGGAAGACTATTACTTAGGGTATTTTGAAGCAGTAGATGATGTAACCGTCATGATTCAGTTTATCCAAACACTGAGTGAAAAAGTACGAGACAAAAATGTGCAGCGCATCATTGGTCCTGTTCAAGGAAGTTTCTGGCTAGGCTATCGAATGAAAGTTAAAGGATTTGAACGAGCGCCATTTACGAGTGAACCGCACAATCCATCGTATTATCCGAAGTTATGGCAAGCGGCCGGTTTTAAAGAGGTCGAACACTACACGTCAAATTTTTATCGTTCGATTCCACCTCAATATGAATCAAAAAAACTAGCCAAACGTTATCAATTATTTGTGGAAAAAGGTTATCGTTTTGTTTCTCCTAAACCAGAAGATTGGCCAACCGTTTCGCTTGAAGTCTTTGAACTTTTAAGAGTACTCTACAAAGACTTTCCATTGTATCAAGAGGTTACAGCTGAACAGTTTAGTCAAATTTTTGCCGATTTAAAACAAGTGATCGATTTTTCTATGGTGAAGTTGGCCTACAAAGATCAGCAGCTTGTTGGCTTTTTGATTACTTTGCCGGATCATGGCAATTTGATTTATCAAAAAATGAATCTGCTAAATCTAGCGAAAATTATTTATAAAAAATGGCGTGCTAAACGTTATGTCATTCTGTATTTAGGTGTAGACTCTAAGCATCTGGGTTTGGGATTGGCGATGTCCTATCCGGTTTTCAAACAGGTAAAACAACGCAAAGCAGAAGTAGTTGCTGCATTGATCCATGAAAATACGGTAACAAACCGATATGTGACAGAGATGCAGGAAGATTCTCATGCTTACAGCTTATGGATGCTGGAATTAAAGTAAACAAAGCTGGGGCGAAATTTAGAAAAATCAAACGATCTCACCAATCATATGATGTGCTTTACTGCATAAAAAGACCCCAAAAGCTAAGCTTTTGGGGTCTTTGGCTTAATTATTTTAAATTACGGACAGCTTCTTCAACAGCTGTATTACCAGATAGAACTTCAAATTCTTGTTTGATCGTGTTGTCATTATGAAGTACCGAAATCAACGTTTTAGCTATATCTTGGCGTGGAACTTCATTAATGTCTTGTCCCATACCAACTTTTATTTGATTAGTACCAGGTTCATCAACTAGTATACCAGGATGCACAATCGTCCAATCTAGATCTGTACGATTTTTTAACCATTCATCCGCATAGTTTTTTGCGATGGTGTAAATTTGTAAATCCTGTTCTTGAGACATGGCTTCACGTCCAGTACGGAATGTGCTGACCATAACAAAACGTTTAACGCCAGCTTGTTCTGCAGCCGTCATTGCTTTAATGGCTCCATCTAAGTCAATCAAAATGGTTTTGTCCAAACCACTTCCACCAGCTCCAGCACTGAAGATAACTGCATCGACATTTTTCATAGCGTCTGCCAATTCATCTACTGAATTTTTAACAAGATCTAAGAGAACCGTTTCAATTCCTCGTTCTTCGAAGAAACTAACTTGTTCAGCCTTACGGATCATTGCGATTTCTTCAATAGCAGAATCCTCTTTTGTAAAATCTGCAAAATGACGAGCTACTTTCCCATTGGCACCTACAACTAGTACTTTCATTTAAAAACTCCTTTCAATAAATAATTCAGCTTACATTTAGTATAACGCATATCACTTACTTTTTGTTGTATTGTGAACTAAACACAGGCATGACCTGATCGTCACCATAAGTTTCGATAAGCGGCAACTCATTTAACGTATTAATATCCTCTTCAGAGATTGTAAAGTCGATATCGGCATTCGATTTCATATGATCCTTACTAGTCGTTTTAGGTAAAGCAACTGTGCCTAATTGTAAGACATAGCGAATACTTAATTGAGCAGGTGAAGCCTTATACTTTTCAGCCATCTCTTTAACAACTGGATGATCAAGAATAGCTCCGTGAGCAATTGGTGAGTAAGCTTCGACAATGATGTCTTGGCTTTGACAATACTTAATGACGTCGGTTGGAACATTCGTAATGTGTGCAAGAACTTGGTTTACCATTGGTTTGACTTTTCCGTTATTGATCAAGTTTTCCAAGTCTGCTTGCTCAAAATTAGACACACCGATTGCGCGTAATTTGCCTGCTTCATACGCTTCTTCTAAAGCACGCCATGCTTCCAAATTCCCTTCGAAGTAATGGTTGCCATCACGGAAATTTGCCCAAGGCTGCGGACTATGAATAATCATTAAGTCGATATAATCCACATTTAAAAGTTCAAGTGATTTCTCAATTGCTTTAACCGCTTCCTCATAATTTTTGATATCGCCTTCGAGTTTCGTAGTGACAAAAATATCTTCACGGTTAACACCTGACTCTTTAAGACCATGACCTACACCTTCTTCATTTAGGTAAGCTTCAGCTGTGTCAATATGACGGTAACCTGAATCAAGGGCATCTTTTACAACTTGAACAACTGCTTCATTATCTATCATCCAAGTTCCTAAACCTAATTTAGGAATTTCAACTCCATTTGCTAATGTATACGTTTCGTTTACTACCATTTTCAGTTCCTTCTTTCTATCTCTTTTTATTTTTCAACAGATTAATGAAAGACGATTTCTTTAGTGATTTTCGCAGGTGTACCCGCAACAATCACATTGTCTGGTACATCTTTAGTGACTGTAGCATCTGCTGCAACAATAACATTTTTACCAATTGTTACGCCAGGCAGAACGGTTACGTTTGCTCCGATCCAAGCATTCTTTTTGATTCGAATCGAATCCACGATGATTCCTCTTCTTTTTGCTGGATCCACTAAATGGTTCACTGTGAGCAAACGCGCGCCAGGTCCAATCAAGACATCATCTTCAAGATAAATACCGCCTAAATCAACAAATGTGACGTTTTGATTGATAAAAATATTTTTCCCAAATGAAATGTGTTTTCCAAAGTCTGTGTAAAAAGGCAACGATACAGTAACCGAAGAATCAATCGATTCCCCCGTAATTTTTTCAAGAGAAGTTCGAACCTCTGCGGTAGTATGGTAACCGGTATTCAATTCCATGACTAACCTTTCGTTTCCTGCCTTCTGCTCATGTATTTCTTCAAAATAAGAGGATCCTTTCACTATTTCTTTCCTAATAATTCGGCTTAATAAGTCTTTCATAGCTCTTCACCACCTATATCGTTATTTCTTGTTAAACCTATAATACTAAGATAAACTGAATCTGACTAATACTTATATAGCATACGCAGCTATGCTTTTTAACTATACATAGGAGGGATACATATTGGATTTTCGTGTATTAAATTATTTTTTGACGGTGGCTCAAGAAAAAACAATTAGTAAAGCAGCAGAATCCTTACATCTGTCTCAACCGACCTTATCTAAGCAACTAAAAGAACTAGAAGAAGAATTAGGCGTTCAATTGTTTACTCGCGGAAACCGCGAAATCACCTTAACTGAAGATGGGCACTATTTGGTGAACCGTGGTAAAGAGATCCTTTCATTAGTCGATACCACAATGACAAACTTATCGAGTAACGAAACGATCAGTGGGGAAATCGTCATTGGCGGTGGCGAAACCAAAGCCATGCAATTTATAGCTGAAAGTGTACGTGTCTTAACTGAAGAATATCCTGATGTAAAGATCCATTTATATAGTGGAAATGCAGACGATGTTTCTGAGAAATTGGACAAGGGGATCTTGGATTTTGGGATCGTCATCGATCCAGTAGAAAAGAAAAAATACGATTACTTAAGACTGCCTAGAACTGATCAATGGGGCATTTTATTCCACAAAGACCATCCTTATGCAAAAAAGAAAGCTATCTTACCTGAAGATCTAAAGTCTCTTTCGCTCTTTGTTTCAAGCCAATCTTTAGTTGATGATCAAATCGGTGAATGGCTAGGGAAAAATCTCGACAGTCAACAAATCATCGGCACCTATAACCTTTTGTATAATGCCTCGATCATGATAAAAGAAGGTATAGGTTGCGCACTATGTATTGATGGGATCATAAACACTCAAGGAACAGATTTAACATTTGTTCCACTAAAACCCAATTTAGAGGCTAGCTTAAATATAATATGGAAAAAGAATGCTATTCTTTCAAAAGCAGCAGCTGTATTCATAAAAACGATTCAAACTTCTATCCGTTTGTAGCAGCCTTCCAATATACTATCGTCATTCTATTACCCATTCCTAATTAGAAAGGATCTACTCAAAAATGGAAATCGAAAATGCGCTTACTATTACGAACAGACAAGACTTAAGAAATTGGCTTGCGGTACACTCATCTACAGAAAGCTTTTGTTGGGTAGTTATCAATAAGACTGAAACCTCAGAAGTTGTTCAGTATCTAGACATCGTTGAAGAAGCTTTATGTTTTGGTTGGATCGATGGCATCAAGAAAAAAATCTCCGAGAAGGAATCTGCTCAACGGATTTCTCCAAGAAGGAAAAAAAGCAACTGGACAGAATTAAATAAAGAGCGTGTAAGAAGATTAGAAAAACTGGGTTTAATGACAGAAGCAGGCTTGAAAGTTCTTCCGGATATGCGTCCTGAATCATTTATCATCGATCAAGTGATTGAAACTCGTTTAAAAGAAGATGACCAAGTTTATCAGAATTTTCTTAGCTTCCCTGAACTCTACAGAAGAATCAGAATCGACAACATTCAAGGCTATAAAAATGATCCAGAACTTTTTAATAGACGATTGGATAAATTTATTGAAAGTACCAGAGCAAATAAACTTTATGGACAGTGGCATGACAATGGTCGGCTGCTCAATTATTGATAAAATAAAAAAACGCAGACAATAAAATCATCTGCGTTTTTTAGATGATTGCCATTTTTATGTTTAACGAACAGATAAACAGTGTTAACTTGGTTTGGATAATATACGTACTCGTTTAACAGAAGGAATATCCTGAATTTTTTTTGCAACAGGTTCTATTCGGTCAAAACTTTCTTCTAAATCAATCAGCATATAGTCGTATCCATCTTTTCCATTACTGGTCATGTTTCCAATTTTAAGGTTTTCTTGGTCCAAATAGTTCATGATTTTGGACCATGCTTTTCTAGTTTTTTGATAAAAAATGGTAAGACGGTATGGGGACTGAAACACAAGACGAGTAGCTGGAAAGTTGACGGATTCTCTAACCGTTCCAAATAATAAAAAATTACGCAATGCTCTTACAGCGAGTCGGTCTCCACCCTTTAGAGCTTCCTGAGTAGTTCCACCAATATGGGGAAGCATTAAAATATTCGGGTGTCCAAGGTATTCTTCTTGAGGGAAATCAGTAATGTAACCGGCTATGATTTCATCCTGCAGGACTTTCAATATTCCTGTACTGTTCACGATCGGATCACGTCCAAAATTGAGCAAATAGGCTCCTTTTTTCATTTGACCCAATTTTTCTTCCGTTAGTAAATCTCTGGTTTCATTAGTCAACGGCAGAACAACGACGACAAAATCTGAAAGATGAAGCAATTCATCTAAATCGACTTGATTTACATAATCAATATCATGTTCCCGTCTAGCGTAGCCCAATACTTCCATTCCTAAATCATAACAGCTTCTAGCAATTTGGGTGCCGATAGCCCCCATTCCTAGTAAGCCAATTGTTTTTCCTTGAAGTTCTTGCCCAACGTAGTCTGAGCGTTTGGATTCTGCTTGTCCAAGTATATCCGGACCTTTAAGTGTGCGAACCATTTCCGCTGCTGTCGCAACAGGACGTACCGTTAAAAAGAGGCAAGCCAAAACCAATTCTTTAACTGCATTTGCATTGACCCCTGGCGTGTTCAAAACAGCTGTTCCATTTTCAGTAGCAGCTTCTAGATTGATTGTATTGACACCGACACCTGATCGAGAAATAACCAATAGTTCTTCTGTGATCGCTTCATCAGGAACGTTGGAACTTCGAACTAAGATTCCTTCATTCTCTTTCTCTTGGCTAATTTCAAAGTTTGGTTGCTGCAATCTAGCGATAAGTCCATCAGGAATTGAATCAATCAGTCGTAACTTATACATATAGCTCTGCCCCGTTTCTTCTACTGTCTCGTTCTCGTAGTCATGCAATGAATCATATTTTGAATTGTTGCTTTTTATTTTATCATTCGATACACTAAAAGAAAAGATGGAGAGGTTTGAGGCTATGCATATTGAACCAACAAAACTATACCCAGATCGTCCTGTCATTGGAAAAGACAGTCAAATCAAAGACACCCTCTTTGGTGAATATAACGAAATTGGCAAACAAAATGCGGTTGATCACTCAGAATTCGGCAGCTATACGTATACTGGAGATTATTGCTTCATCCAAAATTCAAAATTAGGCCGTTTTAACAGTATTGCCGATATGGTTCGAATTGGTCCCACAAATCATCCTTATGAACGTCCTTCTCAACATATATTTGCCTACAATGGTAGCGGCTATGGTTTCCCTGAAAATGATACAGATTTCTTGGGAAAAAGACGGGAGAACTATACAACTATTGGTAATGATGTCTGGATCGGCCATGGCGTGATCATTCAGTCTGGTGTTACTGTGGGAGATGGAGTGGTCATTGGAAGCGGCGCTGTCGTGACTAAAGATATACCACCCTATACTATTGTTGGGGGAGTACCGGCAAAACACATAAAAGATCGTTTTCCAGAAGCTATCAAAGAAAAACTTGCTCAAATTGCATGGTGGAATTGGACCCGTCAA from the Carnobacterium inhibens subsp. inhibens DSM 13024 genome contains:
- a CDS encoding NAD(P)-dependent oxidoreductase; protein product: MYKLRLIDSIPDGLIARLQQPNFEISQEKENEGILVRSSNVPDEAITEELLVISRSGVGVNTINLEAATENGTAVLNTPGVNANAVKELVLACLFLTVRPVATAAEMVRTLKGPDILGQAESKRSDYVGQELQGKTIGLLGMGAIGTQIARSCYDLGMEVLGYARREHDIDYVNQVDLDELLHLSDFVVVVLPLTNETRDLLTEEKLGQMKKGAYLLNFGRDPIVNSTGILKVLQDEIIAGYITDFPQEEYLGHPNILMLPHIGGTTQEALKGGDRLAVRALRNFLLFGTVRESVNFPATRLVFQSPYRLTIFYQKTRKAWSKIMNYLDQENLKIGNMTSNGKDGYDYMLIDLEESFDRIEPVAKKIQDIPSVKRVRILSKPS
- a CDS encoding DapH/DapD/GlmU-related protein — encoded protein: MHIEPTKLYPDRPVIGKDSQIKDTLFGEYNEIGKQNAVDHSEFGSYTYTGDYCFIQNSKLGRFNSIADMVRIGPTNHPYERPSQHIFAYNGSGYGFPENDTDFLGKRRENYTTIGNDVWIGHGVIIQSGVTVGDGVVIGSGAVVTKDIPPYTIVGGVPAKHIKDRFPEAIKEKLAQIAWWNWTRQELEDRYEDLKMPIELFVEKWSKE